A window of Brachybacterium fresconis contains these coding sequences:
- a CDS encoding sensor histidine kinase — MSSQPPAPELPPAPHTARRRVPDRLDVRPLDSFRSFKVKLGILVGAVVSVAALLTQVSIRAGVQPWLAIPLVVVIALVFTQLLARGMTSPLREMTGAAQAMARGDYTQRIRATSRDEVGQLAAAFSTMASELEQTDEMRRDLVANVSHELRTPVAGLRAQLENLVDGVTDPDPAALEVALAETERLSLLVNHLLDLSRLDAGVVELDLEAIEMTPFLHEVVDAATLAAGGRDVRWIVDVDPADLTVTADAARIHQVIHNLLENAARHSPAGGRIHVRAARTADGEGVWIDVHDEGPGIAREDRSRVFERFQRGGYADSSGGTGLGLAIARWAVGLHGGTIEVLDDPRTELARDGRSSLIRVVLPDAATST, encoded by the coding sequence GTGAGCTCCCAGCCGCCCGCCCCGGAGCTGCCGCCGGCCCCGCACACCGCGCGCCGCCGCGTCCCCGACCGACTGGACGTGCGCCCCCTGGACAGCTTCCGCTCGTTCAAGGTCAAGCTCGGGATCCTGGTCGGCGCCGTGGTCTCGGTCGCCGCGCTCCTGACCCAGGTGAGCATCCGGGCCGGGGTGCAGCCGTGGCTGGCGATCCCCCTGGTGGTCGTGATCGCCCTGGTGTTCACCCAGCTGCTGGCCCGCGGGATGACCTCGCCGCTGCGGGAGATGACCGGCGCCGCCCAGGCCATGGCACGCGGCGACTACACCCAGCGGATCCGGGCCACCAGCCGCGACGAGGTCGGGCAGCTGGCCGCGGCCTTCTCCACCATGGCCTCCGAGCTCGAGCAGACTGACGAGATGCGTCGGGACCTGGTCGCCAACGTCTCCCACGAGCTGCGCACCCCGGTCGCGGGGCTGCGGGCACAGCTGGAGAACCTGGTCGACGGGGTGACCGATCCGGATCCGGCGGCTCTGGAGGTGGCGCTGGCGGAGACCGAGCGTCTCTCCCTGCTGGTCAACCACCTGCTGGATCTGTCCCGGCTGGACGCGGGAGTGGTCGAGCTCGATCTCGAGGCCATCGAGATGACGCCGTTCCTCCACGAGGTGGTCGACGCGGCGACGCTCGCCGCCGGCGGGCGCGACGTGCGCTGGATCGTCGACGTCGACCCCGCCGATCTGACGGTGACCGCGGATGCGGCGCGGATCCATCAGGTGATCCACAACCTGCTGGAGAACGCGGCCCGTCATTCCCCCGCCGGCGGACGGATCCACGTCCGCGCCGCCCGCACCGCCGACGGCGAGGGCGTGTGGATCGACGTGCACGACGAGGGGCCGGGCATCGCTCGCGAGGACCGCTCCCGCGTGTTCGAGCGCTTCCAGCGCGGGGGCTATGCGGACAGCTCCGGAGGGACCGGCCTGGGCCTGGCGATCGCTCGCTGGGCGGTGGGTCTGCACGGCGGGACCATCGAGGTGCTCGACGACCCGCGCACCGAGCTGGCCCGCGACGGCCGCTCCTCCCTGATCCGAGTCGTCCTGCCGGATGCCGCGACCTCGACGTGA
- a CDS encoding response regulator transcription factor yields MSTPDQAASSPPVRVVVIEDEPTITRAIADRLTAEGWEVTTALDGPSGVRTVAEVRPDVVVLDVMLPGFDGLEVCRRIQADEPVPVLMLTARDDETDMLVGLGVGADDYMTKPFSMRELAARLKALLRRVRRAGPPAVAESEQNVAMEFGDLVIDRAGRRVMRAGVPAHLTPTEFDLLLCLANAPGTVLTREQLLADVWDWIDATGTRTVDSHVKALRRKLGADLVRTVHGVGYALEIPEEDDSTGGVAGGRESPDTPLDISSMPTPNEPTTDS; encoded by the coding sequence ATGTCGACCCCGGACCAGGCAGCTTCGTCCCCGCCCGTGCGCGTCGTGGTGATCGAGGACGAGCCGACGATCACCCGCGCCATCGCCGACCGGCTCACCGCGGAGGGATGGGAGGTCACCACCGCCCTCGACGGCCCCTCCGGTGTGCGCACCGTCGCCGAGGTGCGTCCGGACGTGGTGGTCCTCGACGTCATGCTGCCCGGCTTCGACGGACTCGAGGTGTGTCGGCGGATCCAGGCGGACGAGCCGGTGCCCGTCCTCATGCTCACCGCCCGGGACGACGAGACCGACATGCTGGTCGGCCTCGGCGTCGGCGCCGACGACTACATGACCAAGCCCTTCTCCATGCGCGAGCTCGCCGCACGCCTCAAGGCGCTGCTGCGGCGGGTGCGCCGGGCCGGTCCGCCCGCTGTCGCGGAGTCCGAGCAGAACGTCGCGATGGAGTTCGGGGACCTGGTGATCGACCGGGCCGGCCGCCGGGTCATGCGGGCCGGGGTGCCCGCGCACCTGACGCCCACCGAGTTCGATCTGCTGCTGTGCCTGGCGAACGCCCCCGGCACCGTGCTGACCCGCGAGCAGCTGCTCGCCGACGTCTGGGACTGGATCGACGCCACCGGCACCCGCACGGTCGATTCCCACGTCAAGGCTCTGCGCCGCAAGCTCGGGGCCGACCTCGTGCGCACCGTCCACGGCGTCGGGTACGCCCTGGAGATCCCGGAGGAGGACGACTCGACAGGGGGCGTCGCCGGGGGCCGGGAGAGCCCGGACACCCCGCTGGACATCTCCTCGATGCCCACACCGAACGAGCCCACCACCGACTCGTGA